DNA sequence from the Nicotiana tomentosiformis chromosome 3, ASM39032v3, whole genome shotgun sequence genome:
CTGCTGAGATCTAAAGAAATGAAATCTTCTTGAGCTACTTTATGTATCACTTTTGTGTCAACGCCCTTTGGTTGAAACAACTGATTGCACTGGTTAAACTAGTGAGAGGCTATACTCCTTTAGTTTTTATTTCTGAGTATTTAGTTTATCAATAGGCAGCCTATGAAGTACTAGTACATTCCTTCTGTTTGACCAATTCTAGGAATGGTGTCAGGAAAAGATAGTGGAGAGAGGAAAGAAAACTTTTATGTTGTTTTCTTCCTGGTCACTTAAATAACTGGAGAATAAGAGAGTGATTTAATGCAACTTTCCTGTCTATTTGGCAAATTGATAGGAAATAAATGGATGAAAATTAAATGGAGCTAAAATTGAAGAAATTATATCTTGTTTGACAAGGGGGAATTGAAAcaaatagcttctttttaattaAGCCTGCTATATGTGCTTTATGAGATCACACTGTGGTTAATAGAAATATGCTGTGcttgtttaaaaaaaaagaagagattaTTGCTTGCAAATTGTAGCTTAGTTTTTTTATATTACAAACGTCAATTAAGAATCATAAAATGTTTTGACTTATATAATATTTTTCTCACAATTAAATTAAGATATCaattaatttagctaattaaatTACACCTATATTTGTTTGTcccattttttgttttttcacaACAGGGTTAACAATAAAACACACTAGGGGCGTCtatattttttatccgtattataTTTCTGGTGATTGCAAAATAATTTTTGCACTGATTAAAAAAGTAGATTTGCGTTGACGACTGATAAGGTTCTATTGTTTTTTTTCAGGGAAGCCTGCAACAAATTTTTAACATTAAGGGAGAGGCGACCAGAATTGATCAAGTCACGAAAGGTGTCTGAAAGAGATGACGGAGCCGTACGTTGCTCGTATGGATCCGACATGTCTATCGACGAGGACCCCACTACTCCAGACCAACTACTTTCTGGGTCCCACTCCGCCGGCCCCCAGAAGTCCTCAACGTGTCAGCAACCAAAACCCCTTTTCGTTGCCTCCACTTCTCAATGTAACAGCAGAGAGTCCAGCGTGGAACCATTCGAGAACAGCAACGAAAAAAATTCCACTGCTGAAAAAGGGAAGGAGGACGTGAAAGAGGAAGAGAAATCCTCTGATCAACCTCAAGGTCCTCAACTGAAAAGGAGGCTAAGCGTGCAGGAACGAATCAACTTATTCGAGAACAAGCAAAAGGAGAATTCTGGGGGAAGTGGGAAAGCTGCTGTGGCAAAAGCCCCAGAGCTTCGTAGGTTGTCATCTGATGTGTCAGCCCCACCGGTGTTGAGAAGATGGAGCGGCGCCAGTGACATGAGCATTGATTTGGGTGGTGACAGGAAGGATATAGAGAGTCCTCTATGCACCCCATCTTCTGCCTCTGTTTCTCAGTCTAAGTCCAatgagcagaagtcattgagttTGGCTGATGCAGCAAGTCTAGAGACTAACTCTAATCTGCAGGTTCCATATACAAATGGGAAGGAGGAAGCTGATGGGGCGAAGCTTTTGACTGATTCTTCGAGGAGTATTCAAGATTCTACCAAGCTCATATCAAACTCAAATTCGGGCATCTTTGATAGTGATAAGGGTCGTGGGAAGATCAGGTCAAGCTCACATATCAGCGGGGCTGAGGATAAGAGTGTGAAATATCAACTGGATTCTGGAGGGCCATTTGCTGAGGTTGGTTTGACTAGTAACGCAAACTTCAAAGTTTCTCAAGGCGGTAAGGAGCTTGGGTGGAGCAAAGGACAAACTAGTCATCAGGTTATTGGCCTGAAAGATCAGAGTAGTCTACTGGGAGCTGCGCAGGCTGAGATTTGGCATCAGAAGGAGGATACTGTATCAACTGATCACTTGGTTTCTAAGCGCGATAAAGCTCCTCAAAGGACTGCGGTGGCCTCTGCCCAGTTGGTTAGTGGTTCAAGCTCAACAGTTACAGAAACTCCCGCTGCTCAAGTCCTTGAAGGTAATACACCGTATCTGCAGTCAAGGCGGCAATCACTTCCAGAATCTGAGGAAGTTGAAAAAAATAAGTTACCCCCAACTGAGAAATTAGCTAGTGCTTCTCAATCAAAGGTCAAAGAGCTTGGACATGTACCAATGAAATTTAAGAAGCAAGGGGGTGCTACTGAATTGGTTAAGAAGACTCAAGATAGGACGGACGAGATCATGATTGGAACTAGCAAAACACCGCTGTCAAGTAAAATGGTTTTGGAGCCTGAGGGGCTTGACTCATTTTTGACACCTCCTATTGAGCAAGTTCAGAGGGTACGGCAGCCCAAAGCAAACCAGGAAATGAATGATGAGTTGAAATTGAAAGCTAATGAGCTAGAAAAGCTTTTCGCTGAGCACAAATTACGTGCTCCTGGCGATAAATCTAATTCTACCAAGAGAAGCAGGCCAGGTGACGTGCAAAGCCGTCCAGTTGCTAGTTCATCCTACAGGAAATCTGTGATAGATAATTCTAATGTTGGAATTTCTGACAATTACACGTCCAATGAACCTGCCTCAAGTTTCAATGATGTTTTAAATAGGAGTTTCTCTGAACTAAGTTTTTCGGATGGTTCTCGAGGGAAATTCTATGAGAGCTATATGCAGAAAAGGGATACCAAACTCCGGGAAGAATGGAATTCTAAGAGAGCAGAGAAGGAAGCCAAACAGAAGGCTATGGAGGATAGCCTTGAGAGGAGTAGAGCTGAGATGAAGGCCAAGTTTGCTGGATCTGCTGATAAAGACAGTATGGTTTCTAGTTCTCGTCGGCGTGCTGAGAGACTCAGATCATTTAATTCGAGGTCTATTATGAGAAGAGAGCAGGTATAGTTCTTTTTCTATTCTGTAATAGATGCAGCAATACTTACTCATACATAACGTAGCCATTTCTATTTCTTGTTCTGTCTGTTGGTTTGGTTCTCTTGCATTACATGTAACTGACCTTGAAACAATTTGTTTTGGCAGCAACAGTTAGTTTTTGAGCAAAGTGATGACGAAGAAGATATGTCTGAATTATCAAAGCAGAAAAAATACGGTGAAGACAGGTCTTTCGACGAAACATCTTTTGGGGATGATGTTCGTAAGAACACTCGGAGTAAGAAGCCTTTACCTGTCAAAGGTTTGTCTTCATCAACACCTCGCACCACAGTAGCACCTGTTTCGAGGTCTTCTGGGAAAGCTTCTAGTAATACATCAGGTAGGCGAAGAATTCAATCTGAAAATCCTCTGGCGCAGTCTGTCCCAAACTTCTCTGATCTGAGAAAGGAGAACACCAAGCCTTCTTCCACAGCTGGTAAGACAACTCGTTCACAATCTAGAAACTACACCCGTAGCAAAAGCACAACTGAAGAGATACCCCTTGTCAGGGAGGACAAATCACGAAGATCACAATCCTTGAGAAAAAGCACTGCCAATATGGTGGAATTTAGGGAGACATCCGCTTTCGATTCTGAGGGTGTTGTTCTGACACCTCTCAAATATGACAAAGATGAGATGGAGCGGGGTATCATTGAAAAATTTCCAAAGAGTTCAGGTTCAAAGACTTTACTAAAGAAGGGCAAGAATACTGACTTCAGCTCTAGAGGTGGTCTGACTAAGACAAGACCTTCTGCTGCATCTAAGATTGTGGATGGCGATGACGAGTACAATGATATGGTATATGAGCCGGAAAACTCAGAAAGCAGGGGCCAGGATGAAGAAGAGGATGAATTTGAGAACATGACAGCTGATATTCAGGAAAACTTTGACAACGGGGAACCAAGACTGAGCCATGATTCAGAGAAATTGGAAAACTCCGGATCAGAAAACGATGGTGTTCTGAGATCATTTTCTCAAGTGAACTCTGCTTCAGAAGCTGTATTGACTTCTGTTGTGACTTCCAAGTTGTTATCTGGTGGACTTGTACAAGATTCACCGGGAGAAAGTCCTGTCTCATGGAATACACATGCTCATCATCCATTTTCGTATCCTCATGAGATGTCTGATGTTGATGCATCCGTGGACTCTCCTGTGGGAAGTCCTGCGTCCTGGAATTCACATTCTCTAAGTCAAACGGAGAGTGATGCAGCTAGAATGAGGAAGAAATGGGGAATGGCTCAGAAACCTATGCTCGTGGCAAATTCTTCTCAAAATCAATCGCGCAAGGATACAGCCAGAGGATTTAAACGGTTTTTGAAATTTGGGAGGAAAAATCGTGGCACAGATAGTCTAGTTGACTGGATTTCTGCTACCACTTCTGAAGGAGATGATGATACAGAAGATGGACGTGACCCTTCTAATCGATCTTCAGAAGATCTGAGAAAGTCAAGAATGGGCTTCTCACAGGAGCATCCATCTGATGATAGCTTTTATGAGAATGAGTTTTTCAGTGAACAAGGTGAAATAATATGCTTCACTCCCTAAAACAAAACATCTAGTTTCTGTATGGTGGATATTTATTGTTGCCTCAAGAATAGCTTCTGATGCTTGATTCTGTTTCTTGAGTTTAACAGTTCTTATTTCTCTTTTTGTGGGTACATTAATACCCGGAAAAGTTAACTGCCAGCACCTGACAGTAGTACGATCATTGTGCTGTTTTCTTGTTTATTAAGTGAAGATCCAGGGAGGATATCAAAATTCTTTTACATAATAGAAAAATAATAGGAAATGTCGGGAAGCAAAGGCGAGCCTCAATTCTA
Encoded proteins:
- the LOC104116021 gene encoding uncharacterized protein isoform X2, producing MESDSLLDYAVFQLSPKRSRCELFVSRGGNTEKLASGLVKPFVTHLKIAEEQVALAVQSIKLEVERRRKAESWFTKGTLERFVRFVSTPEVLELVNTLDAEMSQLEAARKLYSQGTGDQFNGTGSGGSGVTIAADATKKELLRAIDLRLTTVQQDLSTACSRAAAAGFNQETVSELQTFAERFGAPRLKEACNKFLTLRERRPELIKSRKVSERDDGAVRCSYGSDMSIDEDPTTPDQLLSGSHSAGPQKSSTCQQPKPLFVASTSQCNSRESSVEPFENSNEKNSTAEKGKEDVKEEEKSSDQPQGPQLKRRLSVQERINLFENKQKENSGGSGKAAVAKAPELRRLSSDVSAPPVLRRWSGASDMSIDLGGDRKDIESPLCTPSSASVSQSKSNEQKSLSLADAASLETNSNLQVPYTNGKEEADGAKLLTDSSRSIQDSTKLISNSNSGIFDSDKGRGKIRSSSHISGAEDKSVKYQLDSGGPFAEVGLTSNANFKVSQGGKELGWSKGQTSHQVIGLKDQSSLLGAAQAEIWHQKEDTVSTDHLVSKRDKAPQRTAVASAQLVSGSSSTVTETPAAQVLEGNTPYLQSRRQSLPESEEVEKNKLPPTEKLASASQSKVKELGHVPMKFKKQGGATELVKKTQDRTDEIMIGTSKTPLSSKMVLEPEGLDSFLTPPIEQVQRVRQPKANQEMNDELKLKANELEKLFAEHKLRAPGDKSNSTKRSRPGDVQSRPVASSSYRKSVIDNSNVGISDNYTSNEPASSFNDVLNRSFSELSFSDGSRGKFYESYMQKRDTKLREEWNSKRAEKEAKQKAMEDSLERSRAEMKAKFAGSADKDSMVSSSRRRAERLRSFNSRSIMRREQLVFEQSDDEEDMSELSKQKKYGEDRSFDETSFGDDVRKNTRSKKPLPVKGLSSSTPRTTVAPVSRSSGKASSNTSGRRRIQSENPLAQSVPNFSDLRKENTKPSSTAGKTTRSQSRNYTRSKSTTEEIPLVREDKSRRSQSLRKSTANMVEFRETSAFDSEGVVLTPLKYDKDEMERGIIEKFPKSSGSKTLLKKGKNTDFSSRGGLTKTRPSAASKIVDGDDEYNDMVYEPENSESRGQDEEEDEFENMTADIQENFDNGEPRLSHDSEKLENSGSENDGVLRSFSQVNSASEAVLTSVVTSKLLSGGLVQDSPGESPVSWNTHAHHPFSYPHEMSDVDASVDSPVGSPASWNSHSLSQTESDAARMRKKWGMAQKPMLVANSSQNQSRKDTARGFKRFLKFGRKNRGTDSLVDWISATTSEGDDDTEDGRDPSNRSSEDLRKSRMGFSQEHPSDDSFYENEFFSEQVQSLRSSIPAPPTNFKLREDHLSGSSIKAPRSFFSLSTFRSKGSDSKPK
- the LOC104116021 gene encoding uncharacterized protein isoform X1; its protein translation is MESDSLLDYAVFQLSPKRSRCELFVSRGGNTEKLASGLVKPFVTHLKIAEEQVALAVQSIKLEVERRRKAESWFTKGTLERFVRFVSTPEVLELVNTLDAEMSQLEAARKLYSQGTGDQFNGTGSGGSGVTIAADATKKELLRAIDLRLTTVQQDLSTACSRAAAAGFNQETVSELQTFAERFGAPRLKEACNKFLTLRERRPELIKSRKVSERDDGAVRCSYGSDMSIDEDPTTPDQLLSGSHSAGPQKSSTCQQPKPLFVASTSQCNSRESSVEPFENSNEKNSTAEKGKEDVKEEEKSSDQPQGPQLKRRLSVQERINLFENKQKENSGGSGKAAVAKAPELRRLSSDVSAPPVLRRWSGASDMSIDLGGDRKDIESPLCTPSSASVSQSKSNEQKSLSLADAASLETNSNLQVPYTNGKEEADGAKLLTDSSRSIQDSTKLISNSNSGIFDSDKGRGKIRSSSHISGAEDKSVKYQLDSGGPFAEVGLTSNANFKVSQGGKELGWSKGQTSHQVIGLKDQSSLLGAAQAEIWHQKEDTVSTDHLVSKRDKAPQRTAVASAQLVSGSSSTVTETPAAQVLEGNTPYLQSRRQSLPESEEVEKNKLPPTEKLASASQSKVKELGHVPMKFKKQGGATELVKKTQDRTDEIMIGTSKTPLSSKMVLEPEGLDSFLTPPIEQVQRVRQPKANQEMNDELKLKANELEKLFAEHKLRAPGDKSNSTKRSRPGDVQSRPVASSSYRKSVIDNSNVGISDNYTSNEPASSFNDVLNRSFSELSFSDGSRGKFYESYMQKRDTKLREEWNSKRAEKEAKQKAMEDSLERSRAEMKAKFAGSADKDSMVSSSRRRAERLRSFNSRSIMRREQQQLVFEQSDDEEDMSELSKQKKYGEDRSFDETSFGDDVRKNTRSKKPLPVKGLSSSTPRTTVAPVSRSSGKASSNTSGRRRIQSENPLAQSVPNFSDLRKENTKPSSTAGKTTRSQSRNYTRSKSTTEEIPLVREDKSRRSQSLRKSTANMVEFRETSAFDSEGVVLTPLKYDKDEMERGIIEKFPKSSGSKTLLKKGKNTDFSSRGGLTKTRPSAASKIVDGDDEYNDMVYEPENSESRGQDEEEDEFENMTADIQENFDNGEPRLSHDSEKLENSGSENDGVLRSFSQVNSASEAVLTSVVTSKLLSGGLVQDSPGESPVSWNTHAHHPFSYPHEMSDVDASVDSPVGSPASWNSHSLSQTESDAARMRKKWGMAQKPMLVANSSQNQSRKDTARGFKRFLKFGRKNRGTDSLVDWISATTSEGDDDTEDGRDPSNRSSEDLRKSRMGFSQEHPSDDSFYENEFFSEQVQSLRSSIPAPPTNFKLREDHLSGSSIKAPRSFFSLSTFRSKGSDSKPK